One segment of Streptomyces sp. YIM 121038 DNA contains the following:
- a CDS encoding aldo/keto reductase, with the protein MRYHVLGGTGMEVSSYCLGTMMFGFVGNADHDDCARIVHTALDEGINFVDTADMYSAGESETIVGKALKGRRDDVVLATKVHFPMGEGPNRGGNSRRWIVKAVEDSLRRLGTDWIDLYQMHRPDHTTDIEETLSALTDLVRQGKIRAFGCSTFPADQIVEAHHVADRRGLQRFRTEQPPYSLLARGVERHVLPVAQRLGMGVLTWSPLASGFLTGRYRKGRTLDLSSGRPTLNPDRFDPAAPRTAAKLDVVEQLVAVADEVGCTLPELAIAFPLAHPAVTSVIIGPRTPQQLRDTLKGASVVLEDAVLDRIDEIVPPGTDVYHPDGAWTPPSLTTPALRRRPAHFRSAD; encoded by the coding sequence ATGCGTTACCACGTTCTGGGCGGCACCGGCATGGAAGTCAGTTCGTACTGCCTGGGCACCATGATGTTCGGCTTCGTCGGCAACGCCGATCACGACGACTGCGCCCGGATCGTCCACACCGCCCTCGACGAGGGAATCAACTTCGTCGACACGGCCGACATGTACTCGGCGGGCGAGTCCGAGACGATCGTCGGCAAGGCCCTCAAGGGCAGGCGCGACGACGTGGTCCTCGCGACCAAGGTCCACTTCCCGATGGGCGAGGGCCCGAACCGGGGCGGCAACTCCCGGCGCTGGATCGTCAAGGCGGTCGAGGACAGCCTGCGGCGCCTCGGAACGGACTGGATCGACCTCTACCAGATGCACCGGCCCGACCACACCACCGACATCGAAGAGACGCTCTCCGCCCTCACCGACCTGGTGCGCCAGGGCAAGATCAGAGCGTTCGGCTGCTCCACGTTCCCCGCCGACCAGATCGTCGAGGCCCACCACGTCGCCGACCGCCGCGGGCTCCAGCGGTTCCGCACCGAACAGCCGCCCTACTCCCTCCTCGCCCGAGGCGTGGAGCGGCACGTCCTGCCCGTGGCGCAGCGCCTCGGCATGGGCGTCCTGACCTGGTCCCCCCTGGCCTCGGGATTCCTGACCGGGCGCTACCGCAAGGGCCGGACCCTCGACCTGAGCAGCGGCCGCCCCACCTTGAACCCGGACCGCTTCGACCCGGCGGCGCCGCGCACCGCCGCCAAACTGGACGTCGTCGAGCAGCTCGTCGCCGTCGCCGACGAAGTCGGCTGCACGCTGCCCGAGCTGGCGATCGCCTTCCCGCTCGCGCACCCGGCCGTCACGTCGGTCATCATCGGCCCGCGCACGCCGCAACAACTGCGCGACACCCTCAAGGGCGCGTCCGTGGTCCTGGAGGACGCCGTCCTGGACCGCATCGACGAGATCGTGCCGCCCGGCACGGACGTCTACCACCCAGACGGCGCGTGGACACCGCCGTCGCTCACCACCCCCGCCCTCCGGCGTCGCCCCGCCCACTTCAGGTCCGCCGACTGA
- a CDS encoding Lsr2 family protein, translating into MAQRVEIKLIDDLDGKTADETVTFGLDGKAYEIDLSTKNADKLRGLLEPYLKGGRKTGGGRGVKQPAAKGKSAAGQDTAKMRAWAKENGFEVNDRGRVPANIREAYEKAAA; encoded by the coding sequence ATGGCACAGCGCGTTGAAATCAAGCTGATTGACGACCTGGACGGCAAGACGGCCGACGAGACCGTGACGTTCGGCCTGGACGGCAAGGCGTACGAGATCGACCTCAGCACCAAGAACGCCGACAAGCTGCGCGGTCTCCTCGAGCCGTACCTGAAAGGCGGCCGCAAGACCGGCGGCGGCCGCGGCGTGAAGCAGCCCGCGGCCAAGGGAAAGAGCGCCGCAGGACAGGACACCGCCAAGATGCGCGCCTGGGCGAAGGAGAACGGCTTCGAGGTCAACGACCGCGGCCGCGTCCCGGCGAACATCCGCGAGGCCTACGAGAAGGCCGCCGCCTGA
- a CDS encoding iron-containing redox enzyme family protein, with product MPTARAEPPRDRAPEAPCPSRGATEVPESRGRSPELPAARGEVSDGVIAALREDGTSVPHEAARHADPYGDDLQLALYVLYELHYQGFAGVDDEREWDPDLLSLRRTLEQRFVRSLRADATRPGDAAEALDALLTEPAGYDGTSVSHHLQRDGELWQLREYAALRSLYHLKEADPHAWVIPRLHGRAKAAMVAVEFDEFGAGRPEDIHARLFADLMTDLGLDTSYGHHLDAAPAEALAVVNLMSLFGLHRALRGALVGHFAAVEVTSSPGSRRLAAALRRVGAGPAAERFYDEHVEADAVHEQVVRRDVVGGLLAAEPELDADIAFGVHATGLVEARLAAHLLAAWREGRSALRVPLPATPRPQRG from the coding sequence ATGCCCACCGCCCGCGCCGAGCCGCCGCGCGACCGCGCGCCCGAGGCACCCTGCCCCTCCCGAGGGGCCACGGAGGTCCCGGAGTCCCGTGGGCGCAGCCCGGAGCTCCCGGCAGCGAGGGGCGAGGTGTCCGACGGCGTCATCGCCGCCCTGCGCGAGGACGGCACCTCCGTGCCCCACGAAGCGGCGCGGCACGCCGACCCCTACGGCGACGATCTGCAACTCGCCCTCTACGTCCTGTACGAACTCCACTACCAGGGCTTCGCGGGAGTGGACGACGAGCGGGAGTGGGACCCGGACCTGCTGTCCCTGCGCCGCACACTGGAACAGCGCTTCGTCCGGTCCCTGCGGGCCGACGCCACCCGGCCCGGTGACGCGGCGGAGGCCCTCGACGCGCTGCTGACCGAGCCCGCCGGATACGACGGGACGAGCGTCAGCCACCACCTCCAGCGCGACGGAGAGCTGTGGCAACTGAGGGAGTACGCCGCCCTGCGGTCCCTCTACCACCTCAAGGAAGCCGACCCGCACGCCTGGGTCATCCCCCGGCTGCACGGCCGCGCCAAGGCCGCGATGGTGGCCGTGGAGTTCGACGAGTTCGGTGCCGGACGGCCCGAGGACATCCACGCGCGGCTCTTCGCCGACCTCATGACCGACCTCGGCCTCGACACCTCCTACGGGCACCACCTCGACGCGGCGCCCGCCGAAGCCCTCGCCGTCGTCAACCTCATGTCCCTGTTCGGGCTCCACCGGGCCCTGCGCGGCGCACTGGTCGGGCACTTCGCCGCGGTGGAGGTCACCTCGTCGCCCGGCTCCCGGCGGCTGGCCGCCGCCCTGCGGCGCGTCGGCGCGGGCCCCGCGGCCGAGCGGTTCTACGACGAACACGTGGAGGCCGACGCCGTGCACGAGCAGGTGGTGCGCCGCGACGTCGTCGGCGGCCTGCTCGCCGCCGAGCCGGAGCTCGACGCCGACATCGCCTTCGGCGTCCACGCGACCGGCCTCGTCGAGGCCCGCCTGGCGGCCCACCTCCTGGCCGCCTGGCGAGAGGGGCGCAGCGCACTGCGCGTCCCCCTCCCGGCCACGCCCCGACCGCAGCGCGGCTGA
- a CDS encoding HemK2/MTQ2 family protein methyltransferase gives MSAETHPQPLAHPSRQPTPPTRTPSGAARPARLFTLPGVYAPQYDTDLLTRSLRREAIDEDTAVLDLGSGSGALSVAAAALGARVTAVDISRRAVLTTRLNALRNGLRVTAHRGDLADALPGACCDLLVSNPPYVPGPSSGLPRRGAARAWEAGTEGRAVVNRVCDAAPRVLHPGGALLMVHSGLCGVTATLARLARLGMDAAVIDRAYVPFGPVLRSRRAWLCRAGLLGDSETREELVVIRAELR, from the coding sequence ATGAGCGCAGAGACGCACCCGCAGCCGCTTGCCCATCCGAGCAGGCAGCCGACGCCCCCCACGCGTACGCCGTCGGGGGCCGCCAGGCCGGCCCGCCTCTTCACGCTGCCGGGCGTCTACGCGCCGCAGTACGACACCGACCTCCTGACCCGTTCCCTGCGCCGTGAGGCCATCGACGAGGACACCGCGGTCCTGGACCTGGGCAGCGGCTCGGGGGCGCTCTCCGTCGCGGCGGCCGCGCTGGGCGCCCGGGTGACCGCCGTCGACATCTCGCGGCGGGCCGTGCTGACCACCCGTCTCAACGCCTTGCGCAACGGGCTGCGCGTCACCGCGCACCGCGGCGACTTGGCCGACGCGCTCCCCGGCGCCTGCTGCGACCTCCTGGTCAGCAACCCGCCGTACGTGCCCGGCCCGTCCTCCGGTCTGCCCCGACGGGGGGCGGCGCGCGCGTGGGAGGCGGGAACCGAAGGCAGGGCGGTGGTGAACCGTGTCTGCGACGCGGCGCCCCGCGTTCTGCACCCCGGCGGTGCCCTCCTGATGGTGCACTCCGGGCTGTGCGGCGTCACGGCGACCCTCGCCCGCCTCGCCCGCCTCGGCATGGACGCCGCGGTCATCGACCGGGCGTACGTTCCGTTCGGCCCTGTCCTGCGGTCCCGCCGCGCCTGGCTGTGCCGGGCGGGACTGCTCGGCGACTCCGAGACCAGGGAAGAGCTGGTGGTCATCCGTGCCGAACTCCGCTGA
- a CDS encoding NADP-dependent oxidoreductase, with translation MRAIGVNAFGGPEVLRVLDLPAPQAGPGEVRIRVHAAAVNPTDVLLRTGGHAVRMEGVEPPFVPGMDAAGVIDQLGPGSDDRLAVGQRVIAMVPFTGPRGGAYAEQVVVPAAAVVPAPRGADFAEASTLLMNAATARLALDVLAVPSDGTLAVTGAAGAVGAYAIELAKADGLTVIADAAPRDTDLVRGLGADQVVARGRDFAAQVREVRPDGVAALLDGSAQTTEAVPALADGGALAELRGWAGPAERGIRVHPVMVSDVMLDTDLLDTLRRQAEKGVLSMRVAEVLPAEEAARAHRLLEAGGLRGRLVLDFS, from the coding sequence GTGAGAGCCATAGGAGTCAACGCGTTCGGCGGCCCCGAGGTCCTGCGGGTGCTGGACCTTCCCGCACCGCAGGCAGGCCCCGGTGAGGTCCGCATCCGGGTGCACGCGGCCGCCGTGAATCCGACGGACGTACTGCTGCGCACCGGCGGTCACGCCGTCCGCATGGAGGGCGTGGAACCGCCGTTCGTGCCCGGCATGGACGCCGCGGGCGTGATCGACCAGCTCGGCCCCGGGAGCGATGACCGGCTCGCCGTCGGCCAACGCGTGATCGCGATGGTGCCGTTCACCGGCCCCCGCGGCGGGGCCTACGCCGAGCAGGTCGTCGTGCCCGCCGCGGCGGTGGTGCCCGCGCCCCGCGGAGCGGACTTCGCCGAAGCGTCCACCCTGCTGATGAACGCGGCGACCGCCCGCCTCGCCCTGGACGTGCTGGCCGTGCCGAGCGACGGGACCCTCGCCGTCACCGGCGCGGCGGGCGCCGTCGGCGCGTACGCGATCGAGCTGGCCAAGGCCGACGGGCTTACGGTCATCGCCGACGCCGCCCCGCGCGACACCGACCTGGTGCGCGGCTTGGGAGCGGACCAGGTCGTGGCGCGGGGGCGGGACTTCGCCGCCCAGGTCCGCGAGGTGCGCCCCGACGGCGTCGCCGCGTTGCTCGACGGCTCCGCGCAGACCACCGAGGCCGTACCCGCGCTGGCCGACGGCGGCGCCCTGGCCGAACTGCGGGGCTGGGCCGGGCCCGCCGAGCGCGGCATCCGGGTGCACCCCGTGATGGTGTCGGACGTCATGCTCGACACCGACCTGCTGGACACGCTGCGCCGCCAGGCCGAGAAGGGCGTGCTCAGCATGCGCGTCGCCGAGGTCCTGCCCGCCGAGGAGGCGGCACGGGCCCACCGCCTGCTGGAGGCGGGCGGCCTGCGCGGTCGACTGGTGCTCGACTTCTCCTGA
- a CDS encoding class I SAM-dependent methyltransferase, protein MSVQQYDEIGEAFEGFKALPLARYGETPSFLGMVGDVRGKAVLDLASGTGFYSRELKRRGASEVFGVDISGEMVAAAQAFEERDPLGVRYEVGDVAELRPLGRHFDVALGVQLLNYAEDIAAMERMCRNVHRSLKPGGDFFVFAQNPDYRFDGPSLAKYGFLCEATGEEIETGPRVRVTALLDPPISFVGACPRREVYEQCLRAAGFSEVAWVPVTVSEAGVREFGADFWADCLANPPLEMLRCRA, encoded by the coding sequence ATGAGCGTGCAGCAGTACGACGAGATCGGTGAGGCGTTCGAGGGCTTCAAGGCCCTGCCGCTGGCACGGTACGGGGAGACGCCGAGCTTCCTGGGCATGGTGGGGGACGTGCGCGGCAAGGCGGTCCTCGACCTCGCCTCCGGCACCGGCTTCTACAGCAGGGAGCTCAAGCGTCGTGGCGCCAGCGAGGTGTTCGGCGTCGACATCTCCGGCGAAATGGTCGCCGCGGCCCAGGCGTTCGAGGAGCGCGATCCGCTGGGCGTGCGCTACGAAGTGGGTGACGTGGCCGAACTGCGGCCGCTGGGACGGCACTTCGACGTGGCCCTCGGGGTGCAGCTGCTCAACTACGCCGAAGACATCGCCGCCATGGAGCGGATGTGCCGCAACGTCCACCGCAGCCTCAAGCCCGGCGGCGACTTCTTCGTGTTCGCGCAGAACCCCGACTACCGCTTCGACGGGCCGTCGTTGGCCAAGTACGGCTTCCTCTGCGAGGCGACCGGCGAGGAGATCGAGACCGGGCCGCGCGTCCGGGTCACGGCGCTCCTCGACCCGCCGATCTCGTTCGTCGGCGCCTGTCCGCGCCGCGAGGTCTACGAACAGTGCCTGCGGGCGGCCGGATTCAGCGAGGTGGCCTGGGTGCCCGTGACGGTGTCGGAGGCGGGCGTGCGCGAGTTCGGGGCCGACTTCTGGGCGGACTGCCTCGCCAACCCGCCCCTGGAGATGCTGCGCTGCCGCGCCTGA
- a CDS encoding helix-turn-helix transcriptional regulator, giving the protein MSDFDAIDALLASAAEPAPLPPAERRRALREALGLSRAQVARALAVSPSTVGGWEAGRDPSGEVRGKYAYFLGQAEEKVQARLSAAGPDEQPAEPVGPTAQDQLPEPQPCVLCGRPARDQVEGYPQHLDAAECAASAPHAEADTATAPARPAHTAPAGSSAAEPDTAPAGPPAAEPHTAPSGPSAAEPGTAPATITRTVRSPGRGVKVVPVGRRAQTAAAASPDLIGTAVAETLAQHHGDVEAATAALIKRAIPDAMALLDHTRTGGRYDIVAHPWMPDILRRQSARGADRIWEARPKWTRPELPAGQHEVTALDINGAYLSALKTHLPIGQLEHSTGTPHDRRRAGVHLITPPAWEHDHVLPNPLGSRDEPGPLWVTEPTLRLLLRLSGPKYGLCDPPEIHESFTSGATEGLLEKFRVALKDARDRAIAEDDEVTLEYVKAMYSKFVSTLGESNYNRELYRSDWMHLIRSQAFANLWMKTYKAYDEGLMVVRAMGTDELHVIGEWRAVFEEGRGVTQVKVKDTYTLGEDAAVAAP; this is encoded by the coding sequence ATGAGCGACTTCGACGCGATCGACGCGCTGCTCGCCTCGGCGGCCGAGCCCGCCCCGCTGCCGCCCGCCGAGCGCCGCCGCGCGCTGCGCGAGGCACTGGGCCTGTCCCGGGCACAGGTGGCCCGCGCGCTCGCGGTGAGCCCGTCCACGGTCGGCGGCTGGGAGGCGGGCCGCGACCCGAGCGGCGAGGTCCGCGGCAAGTACGCGTACTTCCTGGGCCAGGCGGAGGAGAAGGTCCAGGCCCGGCTGAGCGCCGCCGGGCCTGATGAGCAGCCCGCCGAGCCGGTTGGGCCAACCGCGCAGGACCAACTCCCCGAGCCCCAGCCCTGCGTTCTGTGCGGCCGACCCGCCCGCGACCAGGTCGAGGGCTACCCGCAGCACCTGGACGCCGCCGAGTGCGCGGCCTCCGCTCCCCACGCCGAGGCCGACACGGCCACGGCCCCGGCACGGCCTGCGCACACCGCCCCCGCGGGCTCTTCAGCGGCCGAGCCGGACACCGCCCCCGCGGGCCCCCCAGCGGCCGAGCCGCACACCGCACCCTCGGGCCCCTCAGCGGCCGAGCCGGGCACCGCGCCCGCCACGATCACCCGCACCGTCCGCAGCCCGGGCCGGGGCGTGAAGGTCGTCCCCGTCGGCCGCCGCGCCCAGACCGCCGCGGCCGCCTCCCCGGACCTGATCGGCACGGCCGTGGCCGAGACCCTCGCGCAGCACCACGGCGACGTCGAGGCGGCCACCGCGGCCCTGATCAAGCGCGCCATCCCGGACGCGATGGCGCTCCTCGACCACACCCGTACCGGCGGCCGCTACGACATCGTCGCCCACCCCTGGATGCCCGACATCCTGCGCAGGCAGAGCGCGCGTGGCGCCGACCGCATCTGGGAGGCGCGCCCCAAGTGGACCCGCCCGGAACTCCCCGCCGGGCAGCACGAGGTGACCGCCCTCGACATCAACGGCGCGTACCTGTCCGCGCTCAAGACCCATCTGCCGATCGGCCAGCTGGAACACTCCACGGGCACCCCCCACGACCGGCGCCGGGCCGGAGTCCACCTGATCACCCCGCCCGCGTGGGAGCACGACCACGTACTCCCCAACCCGCTCGGCAGCCGCGACGAGCCGGGCCCCCTGTGGGTGACCGAACCGACCCTGCGCCTGCTGCTGCGCCTGTCCGGACCGAAGTACGGCCTGTGCGACCCGCCGGAGATCCACGAGTCGTTCACCTCCGGTGCCACGGAGGGGCTCCTGGAGAAGTTCCGCGTCGCCCTGAAGGACGCCCGGGACCGCGCGATCGCCGAGGACGACGAGGTGACGCTGGAGTACGTCAAGGCCATGTACTCCAAGTTCGTCTCGACGCTGGGGGAGTCGAACTACAACCGCGAGCTGTACCGCTCCGACTGGATGCACCTCATCCGCTCCCAGGCCTTCGCCAACCTCTGGATGAAGACCTACAAGGCCTACGACGAGGGCCTGATGGTGGTCCGCGCGATGGGCACCGACGAACTCCACGTCATCGGCGAATGGCGCGCCGTCTTCGAGGAGGGCCGCGGCGTGACCCAGGTGAAGGTCAAGGACACCTACACCCTCGGCGAGGACGCGGCCGTGGCCGCGCCCTGA
- a CDS encoding helix-turn-helix domain-containing protein, translating into MSCFTTLDPEAEGVLPSVALTTPQALAGAFLTRPEAAAVLRLSPNTVGKLLASGFLPDLAAARVHALARAPQIGVTRGELPVLRTGPAGPPPHADDDREFIGDAPHLTDEQFLEASRQWWRCEPDKVTAAGVLAVAVAGWVTGVLAIRGRGGTRHGGREVRHSFDASVAGRITALDDPGGFRVLTADPALAALTRTLLGARVQEARSGGPIAYLKSPPHPRDETASPHPHGEMA; encoded by the coding sequence GTGTCTTGCTTCACCACACTCGATCCGGAGGCCGAAGGCGTGCTGCCGTCCGTCGCCCTGACGACACCCCAGGCCCTGGCCGGCGCATTCCTCACCCGGCCCGAGGCCGCCGCCGTGCTCCGGCTCTCGCCGAATACCGTCGGCAAGCTCCTGGCCAGCGGATTCCTGCCCGACCTCGCCGCCGCCCGGGTGCACGCCCTGGCCCGCGCCCCGCAGATCGGCGTCACGCGCGGGGAGCTGCCGGTGCTGCGCACCGGGCCGGCGGGGCCGCCGCCGCACGCGGACGACGACCGGGAGTTCATCGGGGACGCCCCGCACCTGACGGACGAACAGTTCCTCGAAGCCTCCCGTCAGTGGTGGCGGTGCGAACCGGACAAGGTCACCGCCGCCGGAGTCCTGGCCGTGGCGGTCGCGGGCTGGGTCACCGGGGTCCTGGCCATCCGCGGCCGCGGCGGCACCCGGCACGGAGGGCGGGAGGTGCGGCACTCCTTCGACGCGAGCGTCGCCGGGCGGATCACGGCCCTCGACGACCCCGGCGGCTTCCGCGTCCTGACCGCCGACCCCGCGCTGGCCGCACTCACGCGTACGCTGCTGGGCGCCCGGGTCCAGGAGGCGAGATCGGGCGGCCCGATCGCCTACCTCAAGTCGCCCCCGCACCCCCGCGACGAGACGGCTTCCCCGCACCCCCACGGAGAGATGGCATGA
- a CDS encoding putative immunity protein, translated as MTSAAGDFELTMDELRVVARFAAESAQEVLSVYEDAHPGDPRPRAAVDAAWEFANGARRTKVQRVTSLAAHRAAKEAADEAACLAARAAGDAAAAAYLHPLAKATQVGHILRAAACAARVAELTAPDDPDAGLDLLVRTRQRATPVLIDVLHRYPLAPTGRSRVAELMSMLDASLRAVARPGTPGRSVPANRAAP; from the coding sequence GTGACGAGCGCGGCCGGTGACTTCGAGTTGACCATGGATGAGCTGCGTGTCGTGGCGCGTTTCGCGGCGGAGAGCGCGCAGGAGGTCCTCTCCGTCTACGAGGACGCCCACCCCGGCGACCCCCGGCCCCGCGCGGCCGTCGATGCCGCGTGGGAGTTCGCGAACGGCGCCCGGAGGACCAAGGTCCAGCGCGTCACCTCTCTGGCAGCGCATCGCGCGGCGAAGGAGGCGGCCGACGAGGCCGCTTGTCTGGCCGCCCGCGCGGCCGGTGACGCGGCGGCGGCCGCGTACCTTCATCCCCTCGCGAAGGCCACCCAGGTGGGCCACATCCTGCGCGCCGCCGCATGCGCGGCGCGCGTCGCCGAGTTGACCGCGCCCGACGATCCCGACGCGGGCCTCGATCTCCTGGTGCGGACACGGCAGCGCGCGACACCGGTACTGATCGATGTCCTCCACAGATACCCCCTCGCCCCGACCGGCAGGAGCCGGGTCGCAGAGCTGATGAGCATGCTGGACGCTTCCCTGCGTGCCGTCGCCCGCCCGGGGACACCGGGCCGCTCCGTCCCGGCAAACCGGGCCGCGCCCTAG
- a CDS encoding DUF4239 domain-containing protein, whose translation MELWLLNNLPTTAIAAVIVGGVVILAVGGSALTHRMHPQLADGEHNDMVGVVLGMYGAIYGIILAFVVVTLWTQVQDADAVVQSEASSLAQLTWDSEVFPPARRDRVHAAVGAYTHKVVDVQWPLMRTGKPRYSVAQQQMRDLFTSLQTYEPRTEREKAFYRKATDDLNEVVTQRRARMTIAGQELPGLLKTLVYGGALAFIPLTFLYGISSRRVQLLFVGSVAALIGFSLLLVVVLDHPFAGNISVDTAAYKVGPLAQFW comes from the coding sequence GTGGAACTGTGGCTGCTGAACAATCTGCCCACCACCGCGATCGCCGCCGTGATCGTCGGCGGCGTCGTCATCCTGGCAGTGGGGGGCAGCGCGCTGACACACCGAATGCACCCGCAGCTGGCAGACGGGGAGCACAACGACATGGTCGGCGTCGTCCTCGGCATGTACGGCGCCATCTACGGCATCATTCTCGCGTTCGTCGTCGTGACGCTGTGGACCCAGGTGCAGGACGCCGACGCGGTGGTGCAGAGCGAGGCGTCGTCCCTGGCCCAGCTCACCTGGGACAGCGAGGTGTTCCCGCCCGCCCGACGCGACCGTGTCCACGCGGCCGTCGGCGCCTACACCCACAAGGTGGTCGACGTGCAGTGGCCCCTCATGCGCACCGGCAAGCCCCGGTACTCCGTCGCCCAGCAGCAGATGCGTGACCTGTTCACCTCGCTCCAGACGTACGAGCCGCGTACGGAGCGGGAGAAGGCCTTCTACCGCAAGGCGACCGACGACCTCAACGAGGTGGTCACCCAGCGCCGCGCCCGCATGACCATCGCCGGCCAGGAACTGCCCGGGCTGCTGAAGACCCTGGTGTACGGCGGCGCGCTCGCCTTCATCCCCCTGACCTTCCTCTACGGCATCAGCAGCCGCCGCGTCCAGCTCCTCTTCGTCGGCTCGGTCGCCGCCCTCATCGGGTTCAGCCTGCTGCTCGTCGTCGTCCTCGACCACCCCTTCGCAGGCAACATCAGCGTCGACACGGCGGCGTACAAGGTGGGCCCCCTGGCACAGTTCTGGTGA
- a CDS encoding alpha/beta hydrolase, protein MAAETHSRKSFGGRVGTAALCAGAAVTVLGAVMPHPAMAGAASPGTGAGSPSVGRVTYDLGNQAFVPAPPYRGKNEIAAVVHYPKGPGAKGVAPGRHPLIVMQHGLWNTCADRAAQHRMTKARKALAAAEKAGDKAEADRQLKIMGKMGDRLSAWPCRPGIAPLPSSSGYDYLAKDLARQGFVVVSMGANGINATSGGQADSVYQARAALINKHLDLWRQLDAGKGPLKGKLKDAKTGRASAVSFTQHVDLGRVGTLGHSMGGGGVMQHASDKRHGDWPAGVKVKAALGLAPTATWENEPVTRVPMAVLWGTCDQVNTGEYVKWNKGRNKAPLHGITLTGGNHNYFNTQWSPRSGQVAGENDAVPGKRPGRCVAQDGTDQQHKGLDETTQRRIATGYTSAFFRRYLMNDTSVQALLTGRKKLPQVPDVVKVEYVKPH, encoded by the coding sequence ATGGCGGCGGAGACGCACAGCAGGAAGTCCTTCGGCGGTCGAGTCGGTACAGCGGCGCTGTGCGCGGGTGCCGCGGTGACCGTGCTCGGGGCGGTCATGCCCCACCCGGCCATGGCCGGTGCGGCCTCGCCCGGCACCGGGGCCGGTTCGCCGTCGGTGGGACGGGTGACCTACGACCTGGGGAACCAGGCGTTCGTGCCCGCGCCGCCGTACCGGGGGAAGAACGAGATCGCCGCGGTGGTGCACTATCCGAAGGGGCCGGGAGCCAAGGGCGTGGCCCCGGGCAGGCATCCACTGATCGTCATGCAGCACGGCCTGTGGAACACCTGCGCCGACCGTGCCGCGCAGCATCGGATGACGAAGGCCAGGAAGGCGCTGGCCGCGGCCGAGAAGGCCGGTGACAAGGCCGAAGCGGACAGGCAGCTGAAGATCATGGGCAAGATGGGCGACCGGTTGTCGGCGTGGCCGTGCAGGCCGGGCATCGCTCCGCTGCCGAGCAGCTCCGGCTACGACTACCTGGCCAAGGACCTGGCCCGGCAGGGCTTCGTGGTGGTCTCCATGGGAGCCAACGGCATCAACGCCACCAGCGGCGGTCAGGCCGACTCCGTCTACCAGGCGCGCGCCGCCCTCATCAACAAGCACCTGGATCTGTGGCGGCAACTCGACGCGGGCAAGGGCCCTTTGAAGGGCAAGCTCAAGGATGCGAAGACCGGCCGGGCGAGTGCCGTCTCCTTCACCCAGCACGTGGACCTCGGGCGGGTCGGCACTCTCGGGCACTCCATGGGCGGCGGCGGAGTCATGCAGCACGCCTCCGACAAGCGGCACGGTGACTGGCCCGCCGGGGTGAAGGTGAAGGCGGCACTCGGCCTCGCCCCCACCGCCACCTGGGAGAACGAGCCCGTCACCCGGGTCCCGATGGCCGTGCTGTGGGGAACCTGCGACCAGGTCAACACCGGTGAGTACGTCAAGTGGAACAAGGGCCGCAACAAGGCGCCGCTCCACGGCATCACCCTCACCGGCGGCAACCACAACTACTTCAACACCCAGTGGTCTCCCCGCAGCGGGCAGGTAGCCGGTGAGAACGACGCCGTTCCCGGGAAGCGGCCCGGCCGCTGCGTCGCCCAGGACGGCACCGACCAGCAGCACAAGGGGCTCGACGAGACCACCCAGCGCAGGATCGCCACGGGTTACACCAGCGCCTTCTTCCGCCGCTACCTGATGAACGACACCTCCGTCCAGGCCCTCCTGACGGGCCGCAAGAAGCTGCCCCAGGTGCCGGACGTCGTGAAGGTCGAGTACGTGAAGCCGCACTGA
- a CDS encoding cupin domain-containing protein, which translates to MSDDEITLFEDLRELAPVEEGKLGHHTVLNAGGARVVVLAFEAGHVLKEHRAPCPVLLQAIDGRLRVTAGDQIADLRPGGLLYLPASAPHAVEALAPSRLSLTLIGI; encoded by the coding sequence ATGAGCGATGACGAGATCACGCTGTTCGAGGACCTGCGGGAGCTGGCGCCGGTGGAGGAGGGGAAGCTCGGCCACCACACCGTGCTCAACGCGGGCGGGGCGCGGGTGGTCGTGCTGGCCTTCGAGGCCGGGCACGTGCTCAAGGAGCACCGTGCGCCGTGCCCCGTGCTGCTCCAGGCGATCGACGGGCGGCTGCGCGTGACCGCGGGCGACCAGATCGCCGACCTGCGTCCGGGCGGGCTCCTGTACCTGCCGGCCTCGGCGCCGCACGCCGTCGAGGCGCTCGCCCCCTCCCGGCTCTCACTGACCCTGATCGGCATCTGA
- a CDS encoding metal-sensitive transcriptional regulator translates to MTAHNEETMTAVLNRLRRAQGQLSGVIAMIEAGRDCKDVVTQLAAVSRALDRAGFKIIASGMRECLAATDGERPPLTEEELEKLFLSLA, encoded by the coding sequence ATGACCGCCCACAACGAAGAGACGATGACCGCCGTCCTGAACCGGCTGCGCCGCGCCCAGGGACAGCTCTCCGGCGTCATCGCGATGATCGAGGCAGGCCGCGACTGCAAGGACGTGGTCACCCAGCTCGCCGCGGTCTCCCGCGCACTCGACCGGGCCGGATTCAAGATCATCGCGAGTGGGATGCGCGAGTGCCTCGCCGCCACGGACGGCGAGCGCCCGCCGCTGACCGAGGAGGAACTGGAGAAGCTGTTCCTGAGCCTGGCCTGA